The Streptomyces sp. V4I8 genome includes the window CCCTCCGCACCGGCCAGGGCCCCCTCTTCCTCCGCCGCGCCGACGGCTGGCTGCTCCCGCTCGACGTGGAGCGCTGGTGCGCGGACGCGGACGCGGCGGATCGGGAGGTGCTGCGGCGCTGTGAGGGTGCGGTGCTGGATGTGGGGTGCGGGCCCGGGAGGCTGGTGGCGGCGTTGGGCCGGCAGGGGCGACGTGTGCTCGGCATCGACGTCAGCGAAGCCGCCGTGGCGCGCACGCTGCGCCTCGGCGGCCCGGCCCTGCACCGCTCCGTCTTCGACCCGCTCCCCGGCGAGGGCCGCTGGGGCACCGCCCTGCTGGTCGACGGCAACCTCGGCATCGGCGGCGACCCGGCGTCCCTGCTCGACCGGATGGCCCAACTCCTCGCCCCCGGCGGCCTGTTGATCGCCGAGACCGTGCCGGACCTGGACCTCGATGAACGGGTCCAGGTGCACGTCACCGATGCCCGAGGTGCGACGACCGGCCCGCCCTTCCCCTGGGCCCGGCTCGGCACACCGGCCCTGCTGCGGCACGCGGAGCGCGCGGGCTGGTGTGCCGTCGACCGGTGGACGGCGGGCGGCCGTTCCTTCGTCGCCCTGCGCGGCCGTGGGCGTCAGCCGACGTCGGAGGCGTCCAGGCGGTACAGCCCGCTGTAGTCCGACACCGCCGTACCGTTCGCCTTCACCCACGCGGAGATCTCCGAGCTGCCACTGCCACTGCCACTGCTGCCGCTGCCCTGACCGCTGTCGCTGATCACGATGTAGTGCAACTTGCCCGCCTTCACCAGGCTCTTGAGCTTGGCCAGGGTCATCGCCTCGTCGGTGCCGGACCAGCCGCCCATGGAGATCACGGGCTCACCGGACTCCAGGATGATGGAGGAGACCGTCTGGTCGGTGGCCACCGCGACCAGCCAGGTGGCGCCGTCCTGGTTCTTCTTCAGGTACGTGATCATCTCGGAGGAGACCTGGGTGCCGCCGCCCGCCTGGCCAGCGCCACCGGTCCGGCCACCGCTGCTCGACTGGTCGCTGCTCGTCTGGTCGCTGCTCGACTGACCGGTGCTCGTCTGACCACCACTGCTCGGCGCGTTTCCGCTCGGTGCGTTACCGCTGGGCCGCTCACCGCCACCCATGCCGCCGCCACCGCCCATGCCGCCCATACCGCCACCGGTGTTCGGCCCGGCCGTCGGATTGGTGCCGTTGGTGCTCGCGGTCGTCGCCGCCGACGCCGAGTACGCGGCGGGTCCGGCCAGCAGCGCCACGACCGCCAGCAGTGCCGCGACCCCGATCAGCCGCCGCCGCTTCAGGAACCGCCCGGCGAGCAGCCCGAGCACGGCGACCGCACTCGCGGCCCCGGCCACGACCTCGGCGACGGTGTAGAGCGTCCCCGAGCCGGAGACCCGCTCCAGCAGCACGACCGCCCACACCGCGCTCGCCGCCACCGCGGCCGGCAGCACCCAGCCCCACTTCGCCGCCGAACCCTCGACGAACGCCCGGTAGAGCATCACGGCACCGATACCGGCCAGGGCCGCGACCCCCGGCGCCATGGCGGTGACGTAGTACGGGTGGAAGGTGCCTTCGGCAAGGGCGAAGGTCAGGTAGTGCAGGACGAACCAGCCGCCCCACAGCACGAGTGCCGCCCGCTTGACGTCGGTGCGCGGGGCCCGTCCGCGCAGCACCAGACCGCCGGTCAGGGCGACGACGGCGAACGGGATCAGCCAGGAGATCTGGCCGCCCATGATCTCGTTGAACATCCGGTACAGCCCGGCCTCGCCGCCGAAGCTCGCGCCGTTTCCCTGCGAGCCGACCGACGAACTCGCGCCGAAGACACGGCCGAAGCCGTTGTAGCCGATGACCAGGTCCCAGACCGTGTTGTCGGTGGAACCCCCGATGTACGGCCGGGCGGAGGCGGGGATCAGATCGACGACGGCCATCCACCAGGCGCTGCTCACCACCAACGCGACCGTGCCGACGGCGAGATTGCGGATCCGCCGGCCCAGGGAGGCGTCGGCGGCCCACAGGTACACCAGGAAGAACGCGGGCAGGACGACGTACGCCTGCATCATCTTGGTGTTGAACGCGAAGCCGATCGCCACGCCCGACCACACCAGCGGCATCAGCCGCCCGGTGCGCACGGCCTTCATCAGCGCGGCGGCGCCGAGCAGCATCAGGAAGACCAGAATCGGGTCGGGGTTGGTGTCGCGGTTGATGGCGACGCTGATCGGCGTGAGGGTGAGGGCCGGGGCGGCGATCGTCGCCGCGACCACCCCGAAGTCCCGCTTGACCATCCGGTACAGCAGCGCCACCGAGCCGACGCCCACCGCGACCATCGGCAGCATCAGCTGCCAGGTGCCGTAGCCGAACGCGCGGGCCGACAGGCCCATCACCCACAGCGCGAACGGCGGTTTGTCGACCGTGATGAAGCTTCCGGCGTCCAGCGCGCCGAAGAAGAACGCCTTCCAGCTCCGGGTGCCGCTGTAGACGGCCGCGTTGTAGAAGGAGTTTCCGGTGACGGAGGACAGGTTCCACGCGTACAGGGCCGTGGCCAGGAGCAGGACCGCCCAGAACGCGGGGCGGGCCCAACCGGGTTCCTGCGGGGGACCGGTGAACAGCCGGCGGGGACCGGTGTTCCGGACGGATGCGGAGGGCGGGGCGAGAGTCGTCATGGCAGCGACCATCGGGGCCGCTTCTGTGGGATCCCTGAGCCCGTGCTGAGGGAAGAGTGAGAATCAGCGAACTCACAGGTCGGTCACAGCGGGCGGGGCCGGGCCGGGTCGCAAACCCGCAACACAAACCCGCAACAGAACACGTCTAGACTCACTCAACGGCCCGACGCCCGTGGTCAAAAGCGGGTGAAATCTGCCAGACCCGAAGGGTATTCGGCGCTTTGATACGGATAGATTCAGTCACCAAGCGGTACCCGGACGGCACGGTGGCGGTCGACCGGCTGTCGCTGGAGATACCCGACCGCTCGATCACCGTTCTCGTGGGGCCGTCGGGCTGCGGGAAGACGACCACCCTGCGCATGATCAACCGGATGGTCGAGCCCAGCGAGGGCACCATCCTGATCGACGGCGTGGACAGCAGGCAGCAGCCGGTCAACACCCTGCGCCGGTCCATGGGATACGTCATCCAGAACGCCGGTCTCTTCCAGCACCGCACGATCCTTGACAACATCGCCACCGTGCCCCGCATGCTCGGCTGGGGCAAGGAGAAGTCCCGGGCGCGGGCGCGGGAGCTGATGGAGCGGGTGGGGCTCGACGGGGCGCTCGCCAAGCGGTACCCGTACCAGCTCTCCGGCGGCCAGCAGCAGCGCGTCGGCGTGGCCCGGGCGCTCGCGGCGGATCCGCCGGTGCTGCTGATGGACGAGCCGTTCTCGGCCGTCGACCCCGTGGTGCGCAAGGGCTTGCAGGACGAACTCCTGCGCATTCAGGAGGAGTTGGGCAAGACCATCGTCTTCGTCACCCATGACATCGACGAGGCCGTCAAGCTCGGCACGATGGTCGCCGTGATGCGTACCGGCGGCCAGCTCGCCCAGTTCGCCCCGCCCGCGGAGCTGCTGTCCCACCCCGCCGACGCGTTCGTGGAGGACTTCCTCGGCGCCGACCGCGGTATCCGGCGGCTGTCTTTCTTCCCGTCGGCGGGCCTGGAGTTGCTGACCGCCCCGATCGTCTCCGTGGACGCCACCGCCGAGCAGATCACCGCCGCCGGCACGGCCGGCACCCCGTACCTCCTCGTCACCGATACCGACGGCAAGCCCCTCGGCTGGAGCGAGCCGCAGGAGCTCACCGCCGGGGAGATCGAGGCCGACCGACTGCTGTCGTACGGGCGCCCGTTCGTGACCGGAACCGACTCGCTGCGGGCCGCCCTCGACTGTGCCGTGCTCTCGCCCACCGGATGGGCCGTCGCCGTGGACGCGGGGGGCCGTGCCGCCGGAGTCGTCTCGCAGCAGGTCATCGGCGAGGCCATTCGGGGTGCGCACGCGGAGCGCGGTGCGGACGGCGGCAAGGTTCAGAAGGTCGCGCCATGAGCGAACTCTTCGATCTGCCCAGCGACCTCCAGAACACCTACTTCGGACTGGTCGCGCTGCACCTGCGCGAGGCACTGATTCCGGTGCTCGCCGGACTGCTCGTGGCCCTGCCCGTCGCCCAGCTGTGCGTCCGGGTGCGCTGGCTGTACGCACCCGTTCTGTGGGTGACGACCGTGCTGTACGCGATTCCCTCGCTCGCCTTCTTCGTCATCCTCATCGACTACACCGGCCTGAGCGAGCTCACGGTGATGATCCCGCTGGCCGTCTACAGTCTGGTGGTGCTGGTCCCGGCGATCGTGGACGGTGTGCGGTCCGTGCCGCAGGAGACGCTGGCCGCGGCCACCGCCATGGGCTTCGGGCCCGTACGACGCTATCTCCAGGTGCAGTTGCCCATCGCCGCGCCCGCGATCCTCGCCGGACTGCGAGTGGCGTCGGTGTCGAGCATCTCCCTCGTCAGCGTCGGCATGCTGATCGGCAACGAAGGCGCCCTCGGCAACCTGCTCAACAGCGGCCTGATCTACAACCAGCCCCGCCTGATCTGGCTCTCCGTCGTGGGCACGGCAGTCCTCGCCCTGCTCGTCGACGCCGCGCTGATCGGCCTCCGTGTGCTGCTGACGCCCTGGATGCCGCGCGCCACCCGCAAGAACCCGCGCCCGCTCGCCGTGAAGGAGGCCGCCCGGTGAACGTACTGAACTTCATCAACTCCTTCTTCAGCGACAACGCCCACTGGCAGGGCTACGACGGCATCCCGACGCGGGTCGGAGAGCACATCGAGTACACGCTGCTGGCCCTCGGTATCGCCGCCGCGGTCGGCCTGCCGGTCGGTCTGCTCACGGGCCACACCGGGCGCGGCGGCAACGCGCTCGCCCTCATCGCCACCTCCGCCCGCGCGCTGCCCAGCTTCGGCCTGATGGTGCTGATGTTCATCCTGCTGGGCCTGGGGATTGCCCCCGTCATGATCCCCCTGGTCGTGCTCGCCATCCCGCCCATCCTCGTCACCACCTACGAGGCGATGCGCTCCGTCGACCCCGCCCCGGTGGACGCCGCCCGCGGCATGGGCATGGCCGAGACCGCGGTCCTCTTCCGCGTCGAACTCCCCGTCGCCCTCCCTCTGATCCTCAGCGGCCTGCGCTCGGCGGCCATCCAGATCGTCTCGACGGCCACCATCGCCGCGTACGTCAGCTTCGGCGGCCTCGGCCGCTACATCATCGACGGCCTCTACCAGCGGAACTACGAGAAGGTCGTCGGCGGCGCCACCCTGGTCGCCGCCATGGCACTGGCGACGCTCGGGCTGTTCTGGGCGGTGGGGCGGATCGCGGTGTCGCCGGGGGTACGCAGGCGAGTGTGACGCGCCGGGCCGCCCCCCCTGTGCGGGGCGGCGGCCCTGATCACCTCGCTACAGCTACAGCTACAGCTACAGCTACAGCTATGGCTGTGGCTACGGCCGTACGGCGATCGCGTCGACCTCGAACAGCATTCCTGGCAGCGCGAGCGAGGCGACGCCGCTCAGGGTCTGGGCGGGGAGCCGGTCGCCGAAGCGGGCGTGCAGCGCCCTGCCGAGGGCCTCCAGCTTCGCGGCGTCGTGGTCGACGATGAACGTGCCGAGGCGGACCACGTGCTCGTAGCCGAGGCCGACGCCCTCCAACGCCGACCGCAGGTGGTCGAAGGCCAGGTCGACCTGGGCGGCGAAGTCGCCGGGCACGGGCGCGCCAGTGGCGTCGGAGGCGTACTGGCCGCCGATGAAGACGAGTTCGCCGGGTGCCGAGACAGCGTGGCTGTAGCCGAACGGGGTCGGGTCGTGCAGGGCGGGCGGGTTGGTGATGGTGCGCTCGTCGAGGCTCATGGCAGGTGCCAACACCCTTGCTCGCGCGGGCATTCCGCGGTCGCCGTCATTCCTTTGTGCGGGCCAACGCCAGTTCCAGTACGACGAGCAGCGCGTCCCGCACCGAGCCGCGCTCGCGGGCGTCGAAGACGATGACCGGGACGCCGTCAGTGACGTCGAGGGCCCAGCGGATCTCCTCCAGGGTGTGCTCGACCTTGCCGTCGAAGGCGTTGGCGGCCACCGCGAAGGGGATGCCCCGGTGCTCGAAGTAGTCGACGGCGGCGTAGCAGTCGTCGAGCCGCCGGGTGTCGACGATGACGAGCCCGCCGACCGCGCCTTCGACGATGTCGTCCCACATGAACCCGAACCGCTCCTGCCCTGGCGTGCCGAACAGATACAGCTTCAGGGTGGGGTCGATGGTGAGGCAGCCGAAGTCCATGGCCACGGTGGTCGTGGTCTTGAGGGGGGTGTGCGTGAGGTCGTCCACGCCCGCCGCGACCTCCGTGATGGCGGCCTCGGTGGTCAGCGGTTCGATCTCGGAGATCGAGCCCACGGCGGTGGTCTTGCCCACGCCGAAGCCGCCCGCGATCACCATCTTGACCGGCAGCGGCGGTCGTACGGTGGCCGCCCGCGCGGCTGGCGCGCCGGTGGCCGGTTCAGTCGTCGTCACGGAGTGACCCCTCGTGAGTCTGGGATGGCGCGCAGGCCGGCGATCACCCTGCGCAGAACGGATGCGTCGTGGACGACGCCGGAGTCGGGCACGTGCACCGTCAGCTGCCCCGCGGCGCGCAGATCCTCCGCGAGGACGCGTACCACGTTGAGGTGCAGCCGCAGCCGGGCCGCGATCTCCGCGATGGACTGCGGCAACCGGCAGACGGCGACGATGTCGTGCTGCTCGAAGGCGAGTCGGTCGAGCGAGTCGATCCCCTCGGTGGTGGCCACCACCTGGGTCTCGACGGGCATCGCCCGCCCGTCGGCGTCGGCCACCACCCGCCCGGCGGTGAGCAGAAACGGCCGCACGGCGGAGGCAAAGCCCACCGGCTCCGCCGGCCCGCCGGCACCGGACCCGCCAGGACCGGACCCGTCAGGACTGGATCCGTCAGGTTGCGCCCCCTCGGACTCAGCCCCGTCCAGCTCCGGCCCGGTTGGTCCCGGTCCGTCGGTATCCGACGGGTCAGGACCCAATCCGTCAGGAGCAGGCCTATCCAGCTCCGGTCCGGCAGGGGTCGGACTGTCGGAGTGCGACCCGTCAGGACCGGACCCGTCAGCACCGGCCCCGTCAGGACCGGGCCCGTCAGGACTGGACCCGTCAGGACTGGACCCGTCAGGACTGGACCCGTCAGGACTGGACCCGTCAGGAACGGGCCCGTCAGGACTGGCCCCGTCAGGACCGGGCCCGTCAGGCTGCGCCCCCTCGGAGCCGGCCCCGTCGGGCTCCGGCCCGGTTGGTCCCGGTCCGTCGGCATCCGACCGGTCAGGACCCGATCCGTTAGGAGCAGGTCCGGCCGGCTCCGGCCCGGCCCCGGCCGGCTCCGGGCCGTCGGAAACCGGACCGGGAAGGTCCGGGCCGTCGGGGGCCGGTGGTGGGGTGCCGTCCGCCATGGGGTGTCCGTTCTCCTCGAGCGGGTGCCTCGGCTCTGCCCGGGGCTCTTCCGGCCCGGTCAGCGGGCCGACGCGGCGCCGACGCTGTTCTTCAGCTCCAGCACGAGCTGCGGGCTGAGCACGGAGCCGGCGCGGTTGGCGAACACGGTCATCTCGTAGGCGATGTTGCCCAGCTTGGCCTCCTTGTCGGTGACCACGCCGAGCACGGCGCCGCTGCCGATCGCGGAGACCAGGACGTGGCCGCCCTCCAGGTCGATGATGACCTTGTTGAGGCCGCCGAGGCCGTAGTTGCCGGAGGCGCCCGCGGCCAGGCTCGTGATGCCGGAGACGATCGCGGCGAGCCGTTCGGAGTCGGCGTGCTCACGCAGCTCCGACACCGCGATGAGCAGGCCGTCGGAGGAGACCGCGATGGCGTCGACGACGCCGGCCGTCTCCTTCGCGAAGCGATTCAGCAGCCAGGTGAAGTCGGCTGCGGCGGCCTGCAGTTCGGCCTGCGTGGGGCCTCCTACCGGGGTGCCACCTGTCGACGACGTGCTCACTGCTCCGCTCCTTCCGGGGGGTCGTTCCGGTCTTGCTCATGGGGGGTTGGGGTTGAGGTCGGCGTTCGGGTCGTGGCCGGCGCGGAGCGTTCTCCGGTGCTGCCGTGCCGGCTGTCGCGATGCGCGCGTTCCACGGCGGCCTCGAACTCGTCGAGCGAGGCCCGCACGGCCTCCGCGTCGAGCGTCCGCGCCTCCTGCCGCAGCGCCGCCTGCCGTTCGGAGGCCTCGGCGGTCGTCCGCAGGGTCGCGCCGCGGACGCGGCGACGGAGGGGGCGGGTCGCGGCGACGGCCGGTTCCGGCTGGTCGGCGCGGGCGTGGTCGACGGGTGTCGCGTCGCCGTCGCCGGTGCCCGACGGCGGTCCCTGCGGGGCCGATCCGCGGTGCGAGACCCGTCGGGGCAGCGGCCGCAGCCCGTCGCCACCCGTGTCGTCGGGTGCACCGCCGTCCCGCCGTACGGCATCCCCCGGCAGGGAGGCAGACGGCCGGGGCCCGGAGGCGAGGGCCGAAGGCTGGGTGGTGGCGGACGTTCCGGCGGCGGGCGTAGCAACCGCGGGCGTAGCAACGGCGGACGTAGTGGCGAGGCGCGTCGTGTCGGCGGAGACCGCCGCCAGGGCCGCCGTAGCCGTCGACCCCGTCGTGCTCCCCGTCACCAGCAGCGACGTCGGCACCGTCACCTCGGCCGTCACGCCACCACCCGGCGTCCGCGACAGCGTGACCGTGATCTCCCAGCGGCGCGCCAGGGTGCCGACCACGAACAGGCCGAGCACCTTCGTCGGTACGAGGTCGAGCCGTTCGCGGCGGATCAGGCGGGCGTTCTCCTCGTCGAGGCGCTCGGGGGTCATGCCCAGACCGTGGTCGGAGACGACGATCACCGCGTCGTTGCCGGACATCGCCACCGTCACCTCGACCGGGCTGCCCTCAGGCGAGAACGACACCGCGTTCTCGACGAGTTCGGCCACCATCAGCGTCAGGTCGCCGATGACCTCCGGCTCCACCATGGCCTCGGTCCGCGCGCGTAGCTCCACACGCTGGTAGCCCTCGATCTGGCCGAGCGCGGCGCGTACGACGTTGGTGAGCGCGCTGGGACCGGAGTCGAGGACGGTCTCGTGGATGCCGGCGAGCAGCATCAGGCTGTCGGCGTTGCGGCGCAGGCGGACCGCGATGTGGTCGATGGAGTAGAGCCGTTCCAGGAGCGCGGGATCCGTCTCGCCCCGCTCCACCGCGTCGATCAGGGACAGCTGGCGTGTGGTCAGGTTGCTGACCCTGCGGCCCACGTTGCCGAACATCTCGGCGACGTTGCGCCGGCTGAGCACCTGCCGCTCCAGCAGCGCGGCGGCCATCGTCTGCACCTGGTTGAACGTCTCGGCGAGTTCGCCGATCTCGTCGCGTGCCGTGACCGGCATCGCGGCCAGCAGGGGCGGGCCGTCGTCCTCGGCGTCGTCGTCGGCCACCCGGGCCAGCTCCCGCTCGGCGACCTCGGCGACCTGCCGCGCGGCACCCGTGAGGGCCTGCACCGGGCGGACCACCGAGCGGCGGACCAGCATGGCGAGGACCAGCCAGAGGGCGAAGCCGAACAGGGCGAGCCCCAGCAGCAGGAGCGCGCGCCACGCCGCCGTGTCCGAGGCGCTCTCGGCCTGGTCGGCGATCTGGCCGATGAGCGAGGTGGTGATCGCCAGCCGGGTCCTGGCCTGGTCGCGGTAGGCGCCGTAGGAATCGAGCGCCTCCGCGAGCGACTCGCGGATCTCGGCGGGCGAGTCGGCCTGCACCGCGCCCGGGTCGATCTGCAGCTCGGCGTACTGCCGGCTGATGGTGGTCTGTGACTGGGTGTACTTGATCCCGGCGAGCGTGTCGGCCTGTGCCTCGGTGGCGAACCGGGCGAAGCGCTCGGCCTGGTGGGTGTACTCGTCGTAGGCGCCGATCGCGGCGATGAACTCGATGAGCGCGTTGGAGTCACCGGTCGACGCGGAGAAGACGCCCGTCTCGAAGGCACTGTGGGCGGCGCCCGCGCGCAGCAGCGAGTCGAGCAGGCTGCCGGTGAAGGTGGTCGCGAGATCGGGGTTGCGGTCCAGGGCCAGGCCGTCGATCAGCCCCTGCGCGGCGTGCGTGTAGGCGGGGTCGATGTTGCTCGCGGGCAGATAGCCCCGCTCGACGGTGTCGCGCAGGCTGCTCAGGCCCTCGACCCC containing:
- a CDS encoding class I SAM-dependent methyltransferase, whose product is MSGVRDVVSAHISPTTPRSPHGTGVEIRPPRSPADDRPWSADPYSHALRTGQGPLFLRRADGWLLPLDVERWCADADAADREVLRRCEGAVLDVGCGPGRLVAALGRQGRRVLGIDVSEAAVARTLRLGGPALHRSVFDPLPGEGRWGTALLVDGNLGIGGDPASLLDRMAQLLAPGGLLIAETVPDLDLDERVQVHVTDARGATTGPPFPWARLGTPALLRHAERAGWCAVDRWTAGGRSFVALRGRGRQPTSEASRRYSPL
- a CDS encoding ArnT family glycosyltransferase translates to MTTLAPPSASVRNTGPRRLFTGPPQEPGWARPAFWAVLLLATALYAWNLSSVTGNSFYNAAVYSGTRSWKAFFFGALDAGSFITVDKPPFALWVMGLSARAFGYGTWQLMLPMVAVGVGSVALLYRMVKRDFGVVAATIAAPALTLTPISVAINRDTNPDPILVFLMLLGAAALMKAVRTGRLMPLVWSGVAIGFAFNTKMMQAYVVLPAFFLVYLWAADASLGRRIRNLAVGTVALVVSSAWWMAVVDLIPASARPYIGGSTDNTVWDLVIGYNGFGRVFGASSSVGSQGNGASFGGEAGLYRMFNEIMGGQISWLIPFAVVALTGGLVLRGRAPRTDVKRAALVLWGGWFVLHYLTFALAEGTFHPYYVTAMAPGVAALAGIGAVMLYRAFVEGSAAKWGWVLPAAVAASAVWAVVLLERVSGSGTLYTVAEVVAGAASAVAVLGLLAGRFLKRRRLIGVAALLAVVALLAGPAAYSASAATTASTNGTNPTAGPNTGGGMGGMGGGGGMGGGERPSGNAPSGNAPSSGGQTSTGQSSSDQTSSDQSSSGGRTGGAGQAGGGTQVSSEMITYLKKNQDGATWLVAVATDQTVSSIILESGEPVISMGGWSGTDEAMTLAKLKSLVKAGKLHYIVISDSGQGSGSSGSGSGSSEISAWVKANGTAVSDYSGLYRLDASDVG
- a CDS encoding ABC transporter ATP-binding protein, encoding MIRIDSVTKRYPDGTVAVDRLSLEIPDRSITVLVGPSGCGKTTTLRMINRMVEPSEGTILIDGVDSRQQPVNTLRRSMGYVIQNAGLFQHRTILDNIATVPRMLGWGKEKSRARARELMERVGLDGALAKRYPYQLSGGQQQRVGVARALAADPPVLLMDEPFSAVDPVVRKGLQDELLRIQEELGKTIVFVTHDIDEAVKLGTMVAVMRTGGQLAQFAPPAELLSHPADAFVEDFLGADRGIRRLSFFPSAGLELLTAPIVSVDATAEQITAAGTAGTPYLLVTDTDGKPLGWSEPQELTAGEIEADRLLSYGRPFVTGTDSLRAALDCAVLSPTGWAVAVDAGGRAAGVVSQQVIGEAIRGAHAERGADGGKVQKVAP
- a CDS encoding ABC transporter permease; protein product: MSELFDLPSDLQNTYFGLVALHLREALIPVLAGLLVALPVAQLCVRVRWLYAPVLWVTTVLYAIPSLAFFVILIDYTGLSELTVMIPLAVYSLVVLVPAIVDGVRSVPQETLAAATAMGFGPVRRYLQVQLPIAAPAILAGLRVASVSSISLVSVGMLIGNEGALGNLLNSGLIYNQPRLIWLSVVGTAVLALLVDAALIGLRVLLTPWMPRATRKNPRPLAVKEAAR
- a CDS encoding ABC transporter permease encodes the protein MNVLNFINSFFSDNAHWQGYDGIPTRVGEHIEYTLLALGIAAAVGLPVGLLTGHTGRGGNALALIATSARALPSFGLMVLMFILLGLGIAPVMIPLVVLAIPPILVTTYEAMRSVDPAPVDAARGMGMAETAVLFRVELPVALPLILSGLRSAAIQIVSTATIAAYVSFGGLGRYIIDGLYQRNYEKVVGGATLVAAMALATLGLFWAVGRIAVSPGVRRRV
- a CDS encoding RidA family protein — translated: MSLDERTITNPPALHDPTPFGYSHAVSAPGELVFIGGQYASDATGAPVPGDFAAQVDLAFDHLRSALEGVGLGYEHVVRLGTFIVDHDAAKLEALGRALHARFGDRLPAQTLSGVASLALPGMLFEVDAIAVRP
- a CDS encoding ATP/GTP-binding protein, which translates into the protein MTTTEPATGAPAARAATVRPPLPVKMVIAGGFGVGKTTAVGSISEIEPLTTEAAITEVAAGVDDLTHTPLKTTTTVAMDFGCLTIDPTLKLYLFGTPGQERFGFMWDDIVEGAVGGLVIVDTRRLDDCYAAVDYFEHRGIPFAVAANAFDGKVEHTLEEIRWALDVTDGVPVIVFDARERGSVRDALLVVLELALARTKE
- a CDS encoding roadblock/LC7 domain-containing protein, which produces MSTSSTGGTPVGGPTQAELQAAAADFTWLLNRFAKETAGVVDAIAVSSDGLLIAVSELREHADSERLAAIVSGITSLAAGASGNYGLGGLNKVIIDLEGGHVLVSAIGSGAVLGVVTDKEAKLGNIAYEMTVFANRAGSVLSPQLVLELKNSVGAASAR
- a CDS encoding ATP-binding protein produces the protein MATREVGVPRPRRIHGFADRWPFRRKLNLLVGVPLTLVVALLAYLIAGQTAQSRDAADAARLVRESVEVATLVDRLAAEHQQAILLSVRHEAARGSEPSSAAYRTAQSSVNLQVQRVREAFGEQLPETESQALRGVEGLSSLRDTVERGYLPASNIDPAYTHAAQGLIDGLALDRNPDLATTFTGSLLDSLLRAGAAHSAFETGVFSASTGDSNALIEFIAAIGAYDEYTHQAERFARFATEAQADTLAGIKYTQSQTTISRQYAELQIDPGAVQADSPAEIRESLAEALDSYGAYRDQARTRLAITTSLIGQIADQAESASDTAAWRALLLLGLALFGFALWLVLAMLVRRSVVRPVQALTGAARQVAEVAERELARVADDDAEDDGPPLLAAMPVTARDEIGELAETFNQVQTMAAALLERQVLSRRNVAEMFGNVGRRVSNLTTRQLSLIDAVERGETDPALLERLYSIDHIAVRLRRNADSLMLLAGIHETVLDSGPSALTNVVRAALGQIEGYQRVELRARTEAMVEPEVIGDLTLMVAELVENAVSFSPEGSPVEVTVAMSGNDAVIVVSDHGLGMTPERLDEENARLIRRERLDLVPTKVLGLFVVGTLARRWEITVTLSRTPGGGVTAEVTVPTSLLVTGSTTGSTATAALAAVSADTTRLATTSAVATPAVATPAAGTSATTQPSALASGPRPSASLPGDAVRRDGGAPDDTGGDGLRPLPRRVSHRGSAPQGPPSGTGDGDATPVDHARADQPEPAVAATRPLRRRVRGATLRTTAEASERQAALRQEARTLDAEAVRASLDEFEAAVERAHRDSRHGSTGERSAPATTRTPTSTPTPHEQDRNDPPEGAEQ